In the Clupea harengus chromosome 16, Ch_v2.0.2, whole genome shotgun sequence genome, one interval contains:
- the LOC122128517 gene encoding transcription termination factor 1-like translates to MAVEESGDIVWDDLTHLFGNTPPDYLQKKFYQLKVTYIPDWNRKSFCDIIDFLYEKTLPKLEEDLKGCKDADDEPAELRQSYKMSEIFPNL, encoded by the exons ATGGCTGTGGAGGAATCTGGAGACATCGTGTGGGATGACCTCACTCATCTCTTTGG CAACACCCCACCTGACTACTTACAAAAGAAGTTCTACCAGCTGAAGGTGACTTATATACCAGACTGGAACAGAAAGTCTTTCTGTG ACATCATTGATTTCCTGTATGAGAAGACCCTGCCAAAGCTGGAGGAGGACCTGAAGGGCTGTAAGGATGCTGATGATGAGCCTGCAGAGCTGCGACAGTCTTACAAGATGTCAGAGATCTTCCCCAACCTCTGA